A stretch of Vibrio maritimus DNA encodes these proteins:
- the der gene encoding ribosome biogenesis GTPase Der, with product MLPVVALVGRPNVGKSTLFNRLTRTRDALVADFPGLTRDRKYGQAQLGENEFIVIDTGGIDGTEEGVETKMAEQSLAAIEEADVVLFLVDGRAGLTVADEAIANHLRKIEKPAFLVVNKVDGIDADAASAEFWQLGVENMYHIAAAHGRGVTALLDRALDPFFEHLSEAEGEIEDLTMFEDAEEEKLDYTEEEAEEEYKRLQDQPIKLAIIGRPNVGKSTLTNRILGEERVVVYDMPGTTRDSIYIPMERDGREYVLIDTAGVRRRKRINETVEKFSVVQTLKAIEDANVVLVVIDARENISDQDLSLLGFALNAGRSIVLAVNKWDGLDTDVKEQVKKELDRRLGFVDFARIHFISALHGTGVGHLFESVQEAYKSATTRVGTSVLTRIMKMATEDHQPPMVRGRRVKLKYAHAGGYNPPIVVVHGNLVNELPDSYKRYLMNYYRRSLEIMGTPIRINFQSSDNPFEGKTSKMTLSQERKRKRLMSMMKGRPKK from the coding sequence ATGTTACCTGTTGTTGCCCTAGTTGGACGCCCGAATGTGGGTAAGTCGACACTGTTTAATAGACTGACGCGTACGCGTGATGCTTTGGTCGCGGACTTTCCGGGACTAACGCGTGACCGTAAATATGGTCAAGCTCAACTGGGTGAGAATGAGTTCATTGTTATCGATACCGGCGGTATTGATGGCACTGAAGAAGGTGTAGAAACCAAAATGGCGGAACAATCGTTAGCTGCGATTGAAGAAGCTGACGTAGTGCTATTCCTTGTGGATGGTCGTGCGGGTTTGACGGTTGCGGATGAAGCGATCGCTAACCACCTACGTAAAATTGAAAAGCCAGCTTTCCTTGTGGTCAACAAGGTAGATGGCATTGATGCCGATGCTGCAAGCGCTGAGTTTTGGCAGCTAGGTGTTGAAAACATGTATCACATCGCTGCGGCTCACGGTCGTGGTGTTACTGCTCTTCTAGACCGCGCCTTGGATCCTTTCTTTGAACACCTATCAGAAGCTGAAGGTGAAATCGAAGACTTGACCATGTTTGAGGACGCGGAAGAAGAGAAACTCGACTACACCGAAGAAGAAGCAGAAGAAGAGTACAAGCGTCTTCAAGATCAGCCAATTAAACTGGCTATCATCGGTCGTCCAAACGTTGGTAAATCGACTCTAACTAACCGGATCCTCGGCGAGGAGCGCGTGGTGGTGTATGACATGCCAGGTACGACACGTGATTCTATCTACATCCCAATGGAGCGTGATGGTCGTGAATATGTTCTGATTGATACTGCGGGTGTACGTCGTCGTAAGCGTATCAACGAGACGGTAGAAAAGTTTTCGGTGGTTCAAACGCTTAAAGCCATTGAAGATGCCAACGTGGTATTGGTTGTAATTGATGCTCGCGAGAATATCTCAGACCAAGACCTCAGCCTTCTTGGTTTTGCCCTTAACGCAGGCCGCTCAATTGTACTTGCTGTGAATAAGTGGGATGGTTTGGATACAGACGTGAAAGAGCAGGTTAAGAAAGAGTTAGACCGTCGTCTAGGCTTTGTAGACTTTGCTCGTATTCACTTTATCTCGGCGCTACACGGTACTGGTGTGGGTCACTTGTTCGAGTCTGTTCAAGAAGCGTATAAGTCAGCGACGACACGTGTGGGTACCTCAGTACTGACTCGTATCATGAAGATGGCAACAGAAGATCACCAGCCACCGATGGTTCGTGGTCGCCGCGTGAAGCTCAAGTATGCGCACGCAGGTGGTTATAACCCACCAATCGTTGTTGTTCACGGTAACCTGGTGAACGAGCTGCCAGATTCATACAAGCGTTACCTAATGAACTACTATCGTCGTTCATTGGAAATTATGGGTACACCAATCCGTATCAACTTCCAGAGCAGCGATAACCCGTTCGAGGGTAAAACGAG